A region from the Cystobacter ferrugineus genome encodes:
- a CDS encoding catalase — MNKKTPDTVSIDARSKDEALARDRSNPTGHRMTSDQGIPIENTDNSLRVGARGPTLLEDFHFREKIMRFDHERIPERVVHARGSGAHGYFQPYESLADLTKANLFQDPSKKTPVFVRFSTVAGSRGSMDTARDVRGFAVKFYTEEGNWDLVGNNIPVFFIQDAIKFPDIIHAAKPEPHHEMPQAASAHDSFWDFISLMPESAHMLMWVMSDRALPRSYRMMEGFGVHTFRLINDKGVSRFVKFHWKPKLGVHSLVWDECQKLGGKDPDYHRRDLWENIEKGNFPEYELGLQIIEEKDVAKLGIEILDSTKIIPEELVPVRRVGKLVLDRNPTNFFAETEQVAFCTANVVPGIDFTDDPLLQGRNFSYLDTQLSRLGGPNFVEIPINRPLAPVHNNQQDGFKRHTILEGRANYFPNSLGGGCPFMSSAAEGGYRHFPEKVDGEKLRARGESFQDHFTQAGMFYRSMSKPEQEHIIAAILFELGKVERKEVRARVVEQILAKIDEELVTQVAEGLGLPVPKPAVEKGKIDKSPALSIEYMKKDAKKDAIPTRLVGVLVADGFDAEDLSATRAAIEKAGGQMVVIAKRLGTVKGSDGQPVMVDKSALTTASVEYDAVFVPGGAASVAVLKKDADAMHFIQEAYRHCKAIGVTREASELLDAGGISSSAPGIVADAKGARHHHFTAKFIESIAEHRHWMRLDRNNVPA; from the coding sequence TTGAACAAGAAGACCCCGGACACAGTGAGCATCGACGCGCGCAGCAAGGACGAGGCCCTCGCCAGGGATCGCTCGAATCCCACGGGTCATCGGATGACGTCGGATCAGGGCATTCCCATCGAGAACACCGACAACTCGCTGCGCGTGGGCGCGCGCGGTCCCACCCTGCTCGAGGACTTCCACTTCCGCGAGAAGATCATGCGCTTCGACCACGAGCGCATCCCCGAGCGCGTCGTACATGCCCGGGGTTCGGGTGCGCACGGCTACTTCCAGCCCTATGAGTCGCTGGCCGATCTCACCAAGGCGAATCTCTTCCAGGATCCGTCGAAGAAGACGCCCGTCTTCGTGCGCTTCTCCACCGTGGCCGGCTCGCGCGGCTCCATGGATACGGCGCGGGACGTGCGTGGCTTCGCCGTGAAGTTCTACACGGAGGAGGGCAACTGGGACCTGGTGGGCAACAACATCCCCGTCTTCTTCATCCAGGACGCCATCAAGTTCCCGGACATCATCCACGCGGCCAAGCCGGAGCCGCACCACGAGATGCCCCAGGCGGCCTCCGCGCATGACTCCTTCTGGGACTTCATCTCGCTCATGCCGGAGAGCGCCCACATGCTCATGTGGGTCATGTCCGATCGCGCCCTGCCGCGCAGCTACCGCATGATGGAAGGCTTTGGTGTCCACACCTTCCGCCTGATCAACGACAAGGGCGTGTCGCGCTTCGTGAAGTTCCACTGGAAGCCGAAGCTCGGCGTGCACTCGCTCGTGTGGGACGAGTGCCAGAAGCTCGGGGGCAAGGACCCCGACTATCACCGCCGCGACCTCTGGGAGAACATCGAGAAGGGCAACTTCCCCGAGTATGAGCTGGGATTGCAGATCATCGAGGAGAAGGACGTGGCGAAGCTCGGCATCGAGATCCTCGACTCGACGAAGATCATCCCCGAGGAGCTCGTCCCGGTGCGCCGCGTCGGCAAGCTCGTGCTCGACCGCAACCCGACGAACTTCTTCGCCGAGACCGAGCAGGTCGCCTTCTGCACCGCCAACGTCGTGCCGGGCATCGACTTCACGGATGACCCGCTCCTGCAGGGGCGCAACTTCTCCTACCTCGACACGCAGCTCTCCCGGCTCGGTGGGCCCAACTTCGTCGAGATCCCCATCAACCGTCCGCTCGCGCCGGTGCACAACAACCAGCAGGATGGTTTCAAGCGGCACACCATCCTCGAGGGCCGCGCCAACTACTTCCCCAACTCGCTCGGGGGCGGCTGCCCGTTCATGAGCTCCGCGGCCGAGGGCGGCTACCGGCACTTCCCGGAGAAGGTGGACGGGGAGAAGCTGCGCGCGCGCGGCGAGTCGTTCCAGGATCACTTCACCCAGGCGGGCATGTTCTACCGCAGCATGTCCAAGCCCGAGCAGGAGCACATCATCGCGGCCATCCTGTTCGAGCTGGGCAAGGTGGAGCGCAAGGAGGTGCGCGCGCGCGTCGTGGAGCAGATCCTCGCGAAGATCGACGAGGAACTCGTGACGCAGGTGGCCGAGGGCCTGGGACTGCCCGTGCCCAAGCCCGCCGTGGAGAAGGGGAAGATCGACAAGTCCCCGGCGCTGAGCATCGAGTACATGAAGAAGGACGCGAAGAAGGACGCCATCCCCACGCGGCTCGTCGGCGTGCTGGTGGCGGACGGCTTCGACGCGGAGGACCTGTCGGCCACGCGCGCGGCCATCGAGAAGGCGGGGGGCCAGATGGTGGTCATCGCCAAGCGCCTGGGCACGGTGAAGGGCTCGGATGGCCAGCCGGTGATGGTGGACAAGAGCGCGCTCACCACGGCCTCGGTCGAGTACGACGCCGTCTTCGTGCCCGGTGGCGCCGCGAGTGTGGCGGTGCTCAAGAAGGACGCGGACGCGATGCACTTCATCCAGGAGGCCTACCGGCACTGCAAGGCGATTGGCGTCACCCGCGAGGCCAGTGAGCTGTTGGACGCGGGGGGCATCTCTTCCTCCGCGCCGGGCATCGTCGCGGACGCCAAGGGCGCCAGGCACCACCACTTCACCGCGAAGTTCATCGAGTCCATCGCCGAGCACCGGCACTGGATGCGCTTGGACCGCAACAACGTCCCGGCCTGA